GGCCCGTGGGTGCAAGGATTTGTTCTGCGGATCTGGCCATTGTTTGCAGAAAAATACGACCAGTGTCGCCCACTCCCCCAAAACACTGTTGAGGTTTAATTCCAACCTATAAACCctgtcaaaacaaaaacaacctgCCAAAAATCAAACTGCATTTAACGCCCCCTCCCGCCCACCTATCGTATAAAATAAATTCTATATATGTGAATCGTTGCGGTCGCTGTAAAATGTACATTGCTGTGAAAACTGTCCAGAAAAAAGAGATTTCCTGTAACAGAAGATATGTTGATGCTTGTATTACGATCCAttgaggggggtggggggagaaaaaataataaattcagaAATAAAATATACTCTGCAAAATAGATACAATTATGACTGGGTATTtgaggaggaaaacaaaacGATAAAAAAGGTACATCGTGTCAACTCACTTTTAATTTTTAGCCAcatttaaaatcttaaaaatattcataaaaaGGCAAAGTCCCCAAAAATATTGTGTCATAGACTAAGGAAGAAATATCTTCAACCTGAAACACTGCCCTTCCACCTTTTTGTACACAATTGgcaaaaatatatagatatatattaacAGCAATAACTTAccattgttttaatttattcatttattgactTCTAAGATTTATGTTGCATCTCCCATAGGAAGGAAGCTTCAGTTCATATTTATACAtcacaaaaatatttaaataaaaaataaaaacttctaAAAGCCCAAAAGCTGTAGTCCCGCCTCGCTCTCCTTTCATGGCAGTTTGTGATTTGGGGCGACTGATCAGAGCGTCGAGACGGAGAGACAGTCGAGGCTACATAAGGTCTAAACTGTTGTGGTTAATGTTCGTTCCCAGCTCCTggttgttgttgctgccgtTGTTATTCCCCCCCAACATGTCCGACTGTCCCCCCTGCCCGCCGTGCATCCCCGTCATCCCGCTCAGCTGGGACATGATGGAGTTCTGGTCCGAGCTGAACTGACCGGGATCTACAGAACTACCCGGCTGAGATAACGCTTGGGGTTGCGGAGGTTGGGGCGGCGCCATGCTGGGGTGATGTTGGCCTAAGTGGCCCGGGTGGGGCGAGCCGGTCTGGGTCTGCGGCGAGATGCGATGAGGCGagggctgaggctgaggctgggACGAGGGCTGCATGCGTGGGGACGGGCTGGAGTGCGGCGGCTGCGACTGCGGCCTCGGCGACGGCTGGGGCGACCTGACCTGGCTGCTGAGCGACCCCGCTGGACCGTGTCCACCTTGTCCCTGGAGATGGTGCGGGGACTGCGCCATCTGCTGTTGAGGACTCATGGGACTGCTGTGCTGCGCTGGAGAGCCCCCGcccagatgctgctgctgctgttgcaggAGCCTCTGGTGGATGTTCTGGTGGAGCATGCTTTGGGTTGTCTGCGGCAGTGGGGGCCCGCCGCCCCCGCCGCCGACTCCACCTTGCTGTTGCTGCCCCGGCCCTGGTCCCACTTGTCCAGGCTGGAGTGGAGGCCCTCCTGGTCCTCCTGTGCCTCCACCGGGCCCTCCGTCTTGTCCTTGAAGCCCACCCATTGtattttgctgctgctgttgttgttgttgttgttgttgttgttgttgttgctgctgctgttgctgcatcTGCATCTGATGCTGGAGCCGCTGCTGGAGCGCTGCAGCTACTTGCGACATGGAGTTTGGGTAGCCTTGCTGCTGTCCCGGCCCGCCCTGTGGtcctccctgctgctgctggggacCCCCTACGCCTCCACCCCCAGGCTGGGGTTGGGAAGAGGGGGGTATCCCTGGCTGTCCCTGGCCAGGCTGCATGAAACCTTGCTGGCCTTGTTGCTGGAGTCCTTGAGGCTGCTGGAACTGCCCGTGGTTTCccatctgttgttgttgttgttgctgttgctgttgttgtcgctgctgctgctgctgcaggtgtcTCCTCATCAACAGCTCTCTGAACTGCGGCGTCATATTGGTGATGTTGCCTTGCTGCATTGCTCCCTCCCTTGCTTGCATTGctccctgttgttgttgttgttgctgctgctgctgctgctgtaatgcAGCCATTTGCTGTTGCTGTAGATTCCCAGGCAACATTGGgcgctgctgttgctgttgttgttgctgctgctgttgttgttgttgctgctgctgctgctgctgttgttgtagctGCTGAAGCTGAGCCATGGTGGGCATAttccctcctcctgctccaccCTGAGCCATGCTCATCCCTGGCTGGCCTGCCTGGTTCACATTAACCTGCTGCTGTCCATCCATGTTAGCCCCTCCTAGAACGGGCAGTACTCCAGCAGCCCCTGCGAACCTCACCCCTCCAGGGCCCCCATTTGGAGGCCCTACCACTCCTCCAGGGCCACCCTGACCACCTTGGTACCTGGCTGCTCTCTGCCTGATAAAAGCGGCCATAAGGGTCGGGTTGGAACGAAGGATGTTGAGGACTTGTTGCTGTTGAAGGGGTGAGCTCGGAGAGCGCAGTGTTCTCAGGAGGTCTTGTAGTGCTGCCTGGGGTAGGTTTCCTGACGCGGCTGCAGCCGCTATTGAATTAGGCGCCCCTGCTGCCCCTCCTGATACACCCATTACCTGCATCAGCCCGCGGTTTCCTGGTTGCGGCTGTTGCTGattcatctgctgctgctgttgctgagTAACCGCTGGCTGCGGTGCCATGTGACCCATCATGGCTTGCCGTTGTTGTTGGTTCATGGCTGGTCCGCCAGCACCCCACTGCTGGTTTGCTGGCTGAAGTTGTCCACCACCTCCCTGCTGGActtgctggagctgctgctgaactTGAGGCGGCAACTGCGACTGGGGGCCGCCTTGCTGCATCCCCGCTAGCATTCCCTGTTGCTGAGGGTCTAACATAGTCCTGCCAACAACTCCCGGTGCCTGGGGGGTCATGCCTTGGGCCCCAATGTGGGGCATGCCCATCTGGGCCTGGGTGTTCTGGTGGTGAGGATGCTGGGGTATCATGCCCCCCTGTCCCAAGCCACGTATCTGGGCTTGGGCCTGGGCCTGAGCCATCTGTCTCTGGTTCTCTGCTAGGCGCTGGATTTTTAGGGCCGTCTCTACAGCAGCCAGAGGGGGCCCTTGCTGCTGGCCTTGTACAGGCATGGACCCCGGGCCCTGGTTGGGTTGCTGCTGCTGGGGTGGGGTGGCTGGACCCAGGCCAGGTTTACCCAGGGACGGGTGGAGAGGAGAAGCCCCAGGCGGTCTGGGGTTGTACGGAGGCAAACCAccagggtgctgctgctgctggacattgggaggctgctgctggagctgaggcACCATCTGCTGCTGAGGAGAGTTCATCatcccccctccacctcctccacccactTGCTGAAACTGATGGAGATGATGTTGAGGGGGCATGGCACCACCTTGCTGTTGAACCTGCTGTTGCTGGCCTGGGGTTCCCATTCCTCCCATTCCACCCATCCCAACTCCTTGCTGCTGCGGAAGTGCAGGCATGTTCCCCTGGGTGGGCGTCTGTGGGGTAGGAGGTTGCGTGCCCACAGATGTAGGGGTACCAGGACCGGTTGCTCCGTTGTTGGCTCCTGGAGAAGGCAGGCCGTTGCCCCCGGGAGCTCCTCCAGGAGCAGGCTGGCCCACTCTCTGCATGCTGGCCATCCTCCTCCGTAGCATCTGGGCTTGCTGGAGCcggtgctgcagctgctgctgccggagCTTGTGCTTGATGTTTAGGCAGAACGGAACCGGACACTTGTTCTCCTGACAGTGCTTGGCGTGGTAGCAACACAACGCGATGAGCTGCTTGCAGATGGGGCAGCCACCGTTGGTTTTCCTCTTGCAGCTTTTCGTGTGCTGAACGACGCGTTTCATCTTCTGGCAGGACGGCAGAGAGCAGTTTGCGTTTCGACACTGGCAGGCGTGGACGAGGGACTGGATGCAGCGCTGGATGCTGAGGCGACGGGAGTCTCCGGGGCTCTGAGTGGTTGCGGCGGCCTGGTTGTTGCTCTCGTCGTCCAACCCGAGGCCTAACTTCTCCATCTTGTGCACATGGCCCTTAGTGTTGTAGCACGTGATGCAGAGGTCGTAATCCTGTGAGGGATGGcatgaaaacaaatgtttagACGCGATATGTAGCAGGTTTACATTAACGTAAATCCAATAATGTACGTATTTTTCGGGACCCACCAAAACAACACCTCCCGAACTCACCTCGCAGACGGTACAGTGGAAGCGAGTCTCCACGTGGTGCTTACACTCATTACAAGTGTAGACGAAGCGGTCCTGGCTTTGGTTATGCAACTCCACCAGCATGCACATGGAGCTCCACATGGACCTCCTCAGCGAGCTGAACTCTAGGTGTTTGTCTCGGGCCAGTGTCAGGAAAGCGTCGCGGCCGTCCATGAGGTCACACGCCATAAGGGGATCCGGATCCGTAATAGGGGGTAAGGCATTCGCCATGGGTGCTGCGATCAGCCGGATCACGAAGAACACCTAGGACAGGAAAAAGAGGGGCGAACAGATGAGGGACAGGGGGTGAAATGCCGTCTTTTAAAGCAACTGGTGCCAGAAAATCTAGTCAATAATTGAGCTTTCTTCCAGTCCACTCATTCCACTCCTTAAGTAAATTGCTTGAGAGTGATAATATGTAGGCATTTAAATAAGCATGAGAGGGGCGCCAGTTAGCTCACcgggtagagcgggcgccccatGTATCAATTAGGCGAGTCCTTGCTGCAGTGGCccagggttcgaatccgacctgtggccctttctgcATTGTCATCCCATTTCACCACTATCACTATCACTCTCAATAAAAGGCataaaaagccccaaaaaatgaTCTTTATAAATAAGCATGAGTGATGTatcatttccttttttcatacctctttgtgtttttccaTACAGGCATAGAGTTTCTGTGAAAGGTCATTGGAGACATTGGGCATCCCTGGCTTCTTCTTATTGGCTCGGCTCAGGCTGCTCTTGTTCTTACTCGTCTtcttgttgttcttcttctttgcatTTTTACTGTCACCTTTTGTGTCCTGCACAAGAAAGAAGGGGAATATCAGTGATCAACAAGAAACCTTCTTCTTCATAATTCCAACCGCTCTTCAGGACCGATTTGATAGATCTTCGCATTCTTACATCAATACTCTCATTGGACGTGCTgttctcctccctcttcctctcctcctcctcctgctccagctcTTTGATGCTCTCCTCCAACACATTGGGCCAAAAGTCGCCCTCGAAGTAAGGCAACTCCTTGGCACTGGTCAAACGATCCTCTGTCGCCTGCTTGAAGACATCCTTTTGGGGTAAATTGAAAATAAAGTTAGCGTTTTGCACGGGCGGTATTCAAATCAGGCCTTCCTATCAGCTACAccgttacatttatttataatgaaGTTAATCTTCCCTGCTGTGCTACATACACACTGGAGGAGAAAAATAGCCATGGGCtggtttaaaaaatgacaatgcCAGTACCAATATGattacccttaaagtgatacgataccaatagagtacttcattcaatacccatcatgtgaatggaagctgcGTGTGTCCAACTGGCTAATCGCTGCCGCACTGCACAgcgctcatacagcggttaccgCCGACCCACGGTGGCGGGATCACGTTGTCGCGAAAGCATAGCGCCCACCCCCCCGGTAaaaactgttagctctgtcagcactgctgCCGTTGTTAGCGCTGTTACACTGTTAGCTAGCCGCCGGCTCAGACATCTCAATGTTCAGAGCCGTGTGCAAGCGGACAACCCCAGCTGGATGGTTTGTAGCTGCTGCGGGAGTGGGCCGATCATACGTCACATTAAATCGAAGAACCCCTATGGTGATCGGCTGCGAACAAAACCATACAAatagttcttttttttctagatctgggcacCAAAAGGGTCGATTGCAGGCATTGTTGGACTGGAGAAGTATCAATTCTACTTGCTACAGAGTTATTTCGGTCGATACCTTAAAAGTTAGCGAGTCTCGATACCTAGCCCTAGGTTAGAAAAGTAGCTGGTAAAGTAATCCCAAAAATGACCATTCCTCCAATATATATAAGAATACAGATGAACATTGCCTCTCTACCTTGTAATCGTGCACTATCCGCTCCGCCACAGCTTTGTCTAACATCTTCTTGTACCACTCTTGGAGGCGTTTGGGCTTTGGGATCTTCTGATCTGCAGGGTGACAGTGGAAGATGTAGTCGTCCCCTTCACTAGGTGGGCAAGCCCAGATGTGCCCAGTGGTGTAGCTGAGGAGGACATGCGAGAGACATGCGTACACAATGAGCAAAATCCATTTACAGACTAAAGTAAGCTTTGCGATGGGACAAgtcagaataataataaaaaaaaaaaaatttaaaaaaaagaagaatttgcaTAAGCATTCATATTATCATgtccaaaataaatgtcatCTGTGAGCAGCAGCACTCACCCCAACTTCCTGACATATTCCAAGTAGCCGATGAGGACTTCATGGTAGACTGCTGTTCTTAGAGCGCGAGGCCGGAAGAAGTGCACGCTGTCTAGGTAGGAGATGTATACTCGCCTGAGTGGGTGAAAgaggaaataataatatatcacaaCAGCTGAAATGTAACTTATTATGTATAATTATAGCTTATAAAATTCATGTTTCTAATATGGTGATATCCTTACCTCTGGTTGGGCTGAGGGCAGTCCGATCCGTACTCTTGAACGTGCATACCAAAGAAGCAGACGTCTGCTCCGTCAATGTCCTCGAACGCGAAAAGGGCTTTTGTCCTGTATGGGAAAGACTCCGACATCTCTCCACTGTCCACAAATCTGgagacaaaaacataaaacatctaAACTCAATGACTGTAAAATAGATTATCAGAAAATATATCTGCATTAATCAAATATTAGCCAGCTACTCTGCACTGAGTTCTCACTTTGAGCAAGTcaaacagaaaatatttgatttgattctaAACACAAATTCTTTTAATTTCTGTACAGCGGAATTTTCATGATGGATATTATCATTAAGTCTGTTTCTATTTGACACACAAATGTGGTTGTAAGCAGGAAACCAGATGGGCGTCTCCAACTCTAATGTGTCTTGTTCTTGTACCTGGACTTCATGCCTGGTTTGACCTCCACCACTTTGTCAGAGACGTGGACGACGCGAATGGAGACTTCCCCGGCGTCCGGGTAGACCTGACGCTTCAGGAAGTCGTTCACCCTTATCTCTAGGTAACTGCCCAACTTTGTCTGAGGCAACCCT
The genomic region above belongs to Sebastes fasciatus isolate fSebFas1 chromosome 20, fSebFas1.pri, whole genome shotgun sequence and contains:
- the ep300a gene encoding histone acetyltransferase p300 isoform X6, with the translated sequence MAENVLDSGPPSAKRPKLSSPALSASASDGNDFGSLFDLEHDLPDELISSNEPGLVNGGDLSQLHTTLGGGPAGLGPGGGGGGPGGMGLGLGGGQDAVAKHKQLSELLRSGAPTSTQQGHQGAMGSPGGPSAMGQHLANMKASPGQGPQQMMGQGQQHLSPQQQANMMQQQQNAAAGMMGGMNRAMMGAQQKGNNGQQQPGMIGSQVMNGSPRMGFGNQGMGGNSNLLAETLQQQGAGGQAGMRGQQPGAMNKLGMMGNPGGPFGGPYAGQGNQGLGGAGLGPQLQNKGPMANSLAQFNVDKKNQPMQGMAAMGSQQSQTGVGGPSVAPVGGSPGMVPNAQAGLVGPGAQVSAASAAAGAPPTADPEKRKLIQQQLVLLLHAHKCQRREQANGEVRQCNLPHCRTMKNVLNHMTHCQAGKSCQVAHCASSRQIISHWKNCTRHDCPVCLPLKNAGDKRNPQSLLSAAAAGLGSSLGAVPGGQPSTPNLNPPSQIDPSSIERAYAALGLTYQGNQIQVQTTQPNMSNQGLPGQAGMRSLNPMGTNPMGVNGGVGSSPQSQQASLLQDTMMHLNVNSQGLMNDSGGVGSMPTAGPPSSSGMRKSWHEDITQDLRNHLVHKLVQAIFPTPDPAALKDRRMENLVAYARKVEGDMYESANSRAEYYHLLAEKIYKIQKELEEKRRTRLQKQGLGIGMGQPPTGLPPNGPLPDPSMVRPAGPNQMVSRMQVPGMNQFNQMGMQSMAQRSTPPLPIGAPGNQMGMVAPRMGQPNVNQLQNQYLSQGQFPGSGPGVGPAQPGMTQPGAQSSMAQTQMGTPPSLPVASPLAQPGSVGGPGSVSAVGPMGPQSVGGGGPNSVVGAPSMTPPNANQQPNSIPHLAAMRGSPSPAHSRSPTPHQTPPRLAGSQTPQPHTPNAPQLGPPSVPQQNQLSQGPGSNKPLQQQQMGSAGSTTPSHPGMASSSMPHGAQLPRTPLSQKGSFPADSQALTPASVSSLDASSQQPQSNASAANLDPKMEIKQQDDEDESDPGSCSKGGKLSNIKMEEKPVKIELKKEECFGEGGKGLSMDTSTTKPVASIKTEDRKPEIKKEVKEEEETSEAATPTPVKKKIFKPEELRQALMPTLESLYRQDPESLPFRMPVDPQLLCIPDYFDIVKTPMDLSTIKRKLDTGQYQDPWQYVDDIWLMFNNAWLYNRKTSRVYKYCSKLAEVFEQEIDPVMQSLGYCCGRKLEFSPQTLCCYGKQLCTIPRDAAYFSYQNRYHFCEKCFNEIQGETVSLGDDPTQPQTSINKEQFEKKKNDTLDPELLVECMDCGRRMHQICVLHHETIWPSGFVCDGCLKKTNKTRKENKYSAKRLPQTKLGSYLEIRVNDFLKRQVYPDAGEVSIRVVHVSDKVVEVKPGMKSRFVDSGEMSESFPYRTKALFAFEDIDGADVCFFGMHVQEYGSDCPQPNQRRVYISYLDSVHFFRPRALRTAVYHEVLIGYLEYVRKLGYTTGHIWACPPSEGDDYIFHCHPADQKIPKPKRLQEWYKKMLDKAVAERIVHDYKDVFKQATEDRLTSAKELPYFEGDFWPNVLEESIKELEQEEEERKREENSTSNESIDDTKGDSKNAKKKNNKKTSKNKSSLSRANKKKPGMPNVSNDLSQKLYACMEKHKEVFFVIRLIAAPMANALPPITDPDPLMACDLMDGRDAFLTLARDKHLEFSSLRRSMWSSMCMLVELHNQSQDRFVYTCNECKHHVETRFHCTVCEDYDLCITCYNTKGHVHKMEKLGLGLDDESNNQAAATTQSPGDSRRLSIQRCIQSLVHACQCRNANCSLPSCQKMKRVVQHTKSCKRKTNGGCPICKQLIALCCYHAKHCQENKCPVPFCLNIKHKLRQQQLQHRLQQAQMLRRRMASMQRVGQPAPGGAPGGNGLPSPGANNGATGPGTPTSVGTQPPTPQTPTQGNMPALPQQQGVGMGGMGGMGTPGQQQQVQQQGGAMPPQHHLHQFQQVGGGGGGGMMNSPQQQMVPQLQQQPPNVQQQQHPGGLPPYNPRPPGASPLHPSLGKPGLGPATPPQQQQPNQGPGSMPVQGQQQGPPLAAVETALKIQRLAENQRQMAQAQAQAQIRGLGQGGMIPQHPHHQNTQAQMGMPHIGAQGMTPQAPGVVGRTMLDPQQQGMLAGMQQGGPQSQLPPQVQQQLQQVQQGGGGQLQPANQQWGAGGPAMNQQQRQAMMGHMAPQPAVTQQQQQQMNQQQPQPGNRGLMQVMGVSGGAAGAPNSIAAAAASGNLPQAALQDLLRTLRSPSSPLQQQQVLNILRSNPTLMAAFIRQRAARYQGGQGGPGGVVGPPNGGPGGVRFAGAAGVLPVLGGANMDGQQQVNVNQAGQPGMSMAQGGAGGGNMPTMAQLQQLQQQQQQQQQQQQQQQQQQQQQQRPMLPGNLQQQQMAALQQQQQQQQQQQQGAMQAREGAMQQGNITNMTPQFRELLMRRHLQQQQQRQQQQQQQQQQQMGNHGQFQQPQGLQQQGQQGFMQPGQGQPGIPPSSQPQPGGGGVGGPQQQQGGPQGGPGQQQGYPNSMSQVAAALQQRLQHQMQMQQQQQQQQQQQQQQQQQQQQNTMGGLQGQDGGPGGGTGGPGGPPLQPGQVGPGPGQQQQGGVGGGGGGPPLPQTTQSMLHQNIHQRLLQQQQQHLGGGSPAQHSSPMSPQQQMAQSPHHLQGQGGHGPAGSLSSQVRSPQPSPRPQSQPPHSSPSPRMQPSSQPQPQPSPHRISPQTQTGSPHPGHLGQHHPSMAPPQPPQPQALSQPGSSVDPGQFSSDQNSIMSQLSGMTGMHGGQGGQSDMLGGNNNGSNNNQELGTNINHNSLDLM
- the ep300a gene encoding histone acetyltransferase p300 isoform X4; the encoded protein is MAENVLDSGPPSAKRPKLSSPALSASASDGNDFGSLFDLEHDLPDELISSNEPGLVNGGDLSQLHTTLGGGPAGLGPGGGGGGPGGMGLGLGGGQDAVAKHKQLSELLRSGAPTSTQQGHQGAMGSPGGPSAMGQHLANMKASPGQGPQQMMGQGQQHLSPQQQANMMQQQQNAAAGMMGGMNRAMMGAQQKGNNGQQQPGMIGSQVMNGSPRMGFGNQGMGGNSNLLAETLQQQGAGGQAGMRGQQPGAMNKLGMMGNPGGPFGGPYAGQGNQGLGGAGLGPQLQNKGPMANSLAQFNVDKKNQPMQGMAAMGSQQSQTGVGGPSVAPVGGSPGMVPNAQAGLVGPGAQVSAASAAAGAPPTADPEKRKLIQQQLVLLLHAHKCQRREQANGEVRQCNLPHCRTMKNVLNHMTHCQAGKSCQVAHCASSRQIISHWKNCTRHDCPVCLPLKNAGDKRNPQSLLSAAAAGLGSSLGAVPGGQPSTPNLNPPSQIDPSSIERAYAALGLTYQGNQIQVQTTQPNMSNQGLPGQAGMRSLNPMGTNPMGVNGGVGSSPQSQQASLLQDTMMHLNVNSQGLMNDSGGVGSMPTAGPPSSSGMRKSWHEDITQDLRNHLVHKLVQAIFPTPDPAALKDRRMENLVAYARKVEGDMYESANSRAEYYHLLAEKIYKIQKELEEKRRTRLQKQGLGIGMGQPPTGLPPNGPLPDPSMVRPAGPNQMVSRMQVPGMNQFNQMGMQSMAQRSTPPLPIGAPGNQMGMVAPRMGQPNVNQLQNQYLSQGQFPGSGPGVGPAQPGMTQPGAQSSMAQTQMGTPPSLPVASPLAQPGSVGGPGSVSAVGPMGPQSVGGGGPNSVVGAPSMTPPNANQQPNSIPHLAAMRGSPSPAHSRSPTPHQTPPRLAGSQTPQPHTPNAPQLGPPSVPQQNQLSQGPGSNKPLQQQQMGSAGSTTPSHPGMASSSMPHGAQLPRTPLSQKGSFPADSQALTPASVSSLDASSQQPQSNASAANLDPKMEIKQQDDEDESDPGSCSKGGKLSNIKMEEKPVKIELKKEECFGEGGKGLSMDTSTTKPVASIKTEDRKPEIKKEVKEEEETSEAATPTPVKKKIFKPEELRQALMPTLESLYRQDPESLPFRMPVDPQLLCIPDYFDIVKTPMDLSTIKRKLDTGQYQDPWQYVDDIWLMFNNAWLYNRKTSRVYKYCSKLAEVFEQEIDPVMQSLGYCCGRKLEFSPQTLCCYGKQLCTIPRDAAYFSYQNRSPKFGLVADRYHFCEKCFNEIQGETVSLGDDPTQPQTSINKEQFEKKKNDTLDPELLVECMDCGRRMHQICVLHHETIWPSGFVCDGCLKKTNKTRKENKYSAKRLPQTKLGSYLEIRVNDFLKRQVYPDAGEVSIRVVHVSDKVVEVKPGMKSRFVDSGEMSESFPYRTKALFAFEDIDGADVCFFGMHVQEYGSDCPQPNQRRVYISYLDSVHFFRPRALRTAVYHEVLIGYLEYVRKLGYTTGHIWACPPSEGDDYIFHCHPADQKIPKPKRLQEWYKKMLDKAVAERIVHDYKDVFKQATEDRLTSAKELPYFEGDFWPNVLEESIKELEQEEEERKREENSTSNESIDDTKGDSKNAKKKNNKKTSKNKSSLSRANKKKPGMPNVSNDLSQKLYACMEKHKEVFFVIRLIAAPMANALPPITDPDPLMACDLMDGRDAFLTLARDKHLEFSSLRRSMWSSMCMLVELHNQSQDRFVYTCNECKHHVETRFHCTVCEDYDLCITCYNTKGHVHKMEKLGLGLDDESNNQAAATTQSPGDSRRLSIQRCIQSLVHACQCRNANCSLPSCQKMKRVVQHTKSCKRKTNGGCPICKQLIALCCYHAKHCQENKCPVPFCLNIKHKLRQQQLQHRLQQAQMLRRRMASMQRVGQPAPGGAPGGNGLPSPGANNGATGPGTPTSVGTQPPTPQTPTQGNMPALPQQQGVGMGGMGGMGTPGQQQQVQQQGGAMPPQHHLHQFQQVGGGGGGGMMNSPQQQMVPQLQQQPPNVQQQQHPGGLPPYNPRPPGASPLHPSLGKPGLGPATPPQQQQPNQGPGSMPVQGQQQGPPLAAVETALKIQRLAENQRQMAQAQAQAQIRGLGQGGMIPQHPHHQNTQAQMGMPHIGAQGMTPQAPGVVGRTMLDPQQQGMLAGMQQGGPQSQLPPQVQQQLQQVQQGGGGQLQPANQQWGAGGPAMNQQQRQAMMGHMAPQPAVTQQQQQQMNQQQPQPGNRGLMQVMGVSGGAAGAPNSIAAAAASGNLPQAALQDLLRTLRSPSSPLQQQQVLNILRSNPTLMAAFIRQRAARYQGGQGGPGGVVGPPNGGPGGVRFAGAAGVLPVLGGANMDGQQQVNVNQAGQPGMSMAQGGAGGGNMPTMAQLQQLQQQQQQQQQQQQQQQQQQQQQQRPMLPGNLQQQQMAALQQQQQQQQQQQQGAMQAREGAMQQGNITNMTPQFRELLMRRHLQQQQQRQQQQQQQQQQQMGNHGQFQQPQGLQQQGQQGFMQPGQGQPGIPPSSQPQPGGGGVGGPQQQQGGPQGGPGQQQGYPNSMSQVAAALQQRLQHQMQMQQQQQQQQQQQQQQQQQQQQNTMGGLQGQDGGPGGGTGGPGGPPLQPGQVGPGPGQQQQGGVGGGGGGPPLPQTTQSMLHQNIHQRLLQQQQQHLGGGSPAQHSSPMSPQQQMAQSPHHLQGQGGHGPAGSLSSQVRSPQPSPRPQSQPPHSSPSPRMQPSSQPQPQPSPHRISPQTQTGSPHPGHLGQHHPSMAPPQPPQPQALSQPGSSVDPGQFSSDQNSIMSQLSGMTGMHGGQGGQSDMLGGNNNGSNNNQELGTNINHNSLDLM